A section of the Sedimentisphaera cyanobacteriorum genome encodes:
- a CDS encoding HAD family hydrolase: MQYDTVLFDLDGTLIDTVEDLGDTMNKALKEFGFPTITYEQCRMMLGIGLRHFCESALPEGKKGMTDEVMTVFREIYNDNFCEKTKPYDGIPELLNWLRERKFKLAVITNKNEDISSVIVEKIFGDGVFGVVRGAQDGIGCKPQPAPAMGVLELLGSSPEKTLFVGDGETDVETAKNCGFRAVWVNWGFRAYEELGEHKPDDVISSPEELKNIIETG, encoded by the coding sequence ATGCAATACGATACAGTACTATTTGACCTCGACGGAACGCTGATTGATACCGTGGAAGACCTCGGCGACACGATGAACAAGGCTCTCAAGGAGTTCGGCTTTCCAACTATTACATACGAGCAGTGCCGGATGATGCTCGGGATAGGCCTGAGGCATTTCTGCGAATCCGCCCTGCCTGAGGGTAAAAAGGGGATGACAGATGAGGTGATGACGGTGTTCCGCGAGATATACAACGATAATTTCTGCGAGAAAACAAAGCCGTATGATGGCATTCCGGAGCTGCTGAACTGGCTCAGGGAGCGGAAATTTAAGCTTGCGGTTATCACGAACAAGAATGAAGATATATCCTCGGTGATAGTGGAAAAGATATTCGGGGACGGAGTTTTTGGAGTTGTTCGCGGGGCGCAAGACGGAATCGGTTGCAAACCCCAGCCGGCACCGGCTATGGGCGTTTTGGAGCTGCTTGGCTCAAGCCCCGAGAAAACGCTCTTCGTAGGCGACGGCGAAACCGACGTTGAAACTGCGAAAAACTGCGGCTTCCGGGCAGTTTGGGTAAACTGGGGATTCCGGGCTTATGAAGAGCTCGGCGAACACAAGCCGGACGATGTAATCTCCAGCCCTGAAGAGCTGAAAAATATCATCGAAACGGGCTGA
- a CDS encoding trypsin-like peptidase domain-containing protein has product MKIKILLLSAVMFAAVCTAQSYERVTPVVEAYKSAKDSIVNISGFHTVARPRRGSGDIFDFFGPRFAPREYEQKKHDLGSGFVVHQDGYVVTNAHVVRGQEKVMLTFPDGKEYEARIISADEKKDIAFLKIQSEDDEQFKAIQLGESCDLMIGETVIAVGNPFGFSSSVTEGIVSAKGRNIKVREGFWLRGLIQTSAAINPGNSGGPLLNINGELIGVTTAIRAEAQNIGFAIPVDTVAGGLADMLLPENMRRVKMGLVIGRMCCLKDKNGLKVDKVFEDSPASDKGVQQGDIITEIDDKQVHGFIDFYVKMMNKDVGEKIRLTCARKDTAVQYTVELSLRPRPIPDGGKLAERFFQMGISELDRKLAKDFGFQSEYPVMIVEDLSPEGSAAKAGLKKGDIVLQIDGTPVTNMKEFSLAMEEISSGQTVEMHILRIAMFGNRQISRQYIAEVKADPSAGVSEKLAI; this is encoded by the coding sequence ATGAAAATTAAAATTCTACTGCTGTCTGCTGTTATGTTTGCAGCGGTCTGCACTGCGCAGAGTTATGAGCGTGTAACGCCGGTTGTGGAGGCGTATAAATCTGCAAAGGATTCGATAGTAAACATCTCCGGCTTCCATACAGTTGCACGTCCCCGAAGGGGCTCGGGAGATATATTCGATTTCTTCGGGCCGCGGTTTGCCCCGCGTGAATACGAGCAGAAAAAGCACGACCTCGGCAGCGGATTTGTAGTGCATCAGGATGGATACGTTGTTACAAATGCGCATGTGGTGAGGGGGCAGGAAAAGGTGATGCTCACATTCCCCGACGGAAAGGAATACGAGGCTCGGATAATCAGCGCAGATGAAAAGAAAGATATCGCCTTTCTCAAGATTCAGTCTGAGGATGATGAGCAATTCAAGGCGATACAGCTCGGCGAGAGCTGCGATTTGATGATCGGCGAAACTGTAATAGCAGTGGGCAATCCTTTCGGCTTTTCAAGCTCGGTTACCGAGGGGATTGTCAGCGCCAAGGGCAGGAATATCAAGGTTCGAGAGGGCTTCTGGCTGCGCGGGCTAATCCAAACCTCCGCAGCGATTAACCCGGGCAATTCCGGCGGGCCTCTGCTCAACATAAACGGCGAGCTTATCGGCGTTACAACCGCAATAAGGGCTGAGGCGCAGAATATTGGATTTGCGATTCCTGTGGACACTGTGGCAGGCGGGCTGGCAGATATGCTCCTGCCCGAGAATATGAGACGCGTAAAGATGGGGCTGGTGATCGGAAGGATGTGCTGCCTCAAGGACAAGAACGGCTTGAAGGTGGATAAGGTGTTTGAAGACAGCCCCGCTTCGGATAAAGGCGTTCAGCAGGGGGATATTATCACCGAAATAGACGATAAGCAGGTGCACGGATTCATAGATTTCTACGTGAAGATGATGAATAAGGATGTTGGCGAGAAAATCCGCCTCACCTGCGCACGCAAAGATACTGCTGTTCAGTACACTGTGGAGCTGAGCCTCAGGCCAAGACCAATCCCTGACGGCGGAAAGCTCGCTGAGCGGTTTTTCCAGATGGGAATCTCCGAGCTGGACAGGAAATTAGCAAAGGATTTCGGCTTCCAGAGCGAGTATCCCGTGATGATTGTTGAAGATCTCAGCCCCGAAGGCAGCGCCGCAAAGGCAGGACTGAAGAAGGGCGATATCGTCTTGCAGATAGACGGAACGCCTGTTACAAATATGAAGGAATTCTCGTTGGCAATGGAAGAGATCAGCTCCGGGCAGACTGTAGAAATGCATATACTGAGGATTGCTATGTTCGGAAACCGCCAGATATCAAGGCAGTATATCGCTGAGGTGAAGGCAGACCCCTCCGCTGGCGTTTCCGAAAAACTCGCAATATAA